In Ovis aries strain OAR_USU_Benz2616 breed Rambouillet chromosome 14, ARS-UI_Ramb_v3.0, whole genome shotgun sequence, a single genomic region encodes these proteins:
- the ALDH16A1 gene encoding aldehyde dehydrogenase family 16 member A1: protein MAATRTASRAGEIFTTLEYGPAPESHACALAWLDTQDRHLGHYVNGQWLKPEHRSSVPCQDPITGENLASCLQAQSEDVAAAVEAARASLENWSTQPGAFRAQHLTRLAKAIQKHQRLLWTLESLVTGRAVREVRDRDVPLAQQLLQYHAVQAHTQEEALAGWEPMGVIGLILSPTFPFLDMMWRICPALAVGCTVVVLAPPASPTPLLLAQLAGELGPFPGILNVISGPASLGPVLAAQPGVQKVAFCGAIEEGRALRRTLAGWGPELGLALGAESLLLLTEVADVDSAVEGIVDAAWSDRSRGGLRLLIQEAVWDETMRRLQERMGRLRCGRGLDGAVDMGARGDAARDLAQRYVREAQSQGAQVFQAGSVPSDSPFFPPTLVSDLPPASPCTQAEVPWPLVVASPFRTAKEALAVANGTPRGGSASVWSERLGQALELAYGLQVGTVWINAHGLRDPAVPTGGCKESGSSWHGGQDGLYEYLRPSGTPAWIPYLSKTLDYDSFGLALPSALPAGPETGPAPPYGLFVGGRFQAPGARSSRPIRDSQGSLLGYVAEGGAKDIRGAVEAAHQAAPGWMSQSPAARAALLWALAAALQRREPNLVSRLERHGVELKVAKVEVELSVKRLRAWGARVQAQGCALQVAELRGPVLRLREPLGVLAIVCPDEWPLLAFVSLLAPALAHGNTVVLVPSGASPIPALEVCQEMAALLPAGLVNVVTGDRDHLTRCLALHQDIQALWYFGSAQGSQFVEWASAGNLKPVWVNRGCPRAWDQEAEGAGPELGLRAAWTKALWLPMGD, encoded by the exons GCCTGGTTGGACACCCAGGACCGGCACTTGGGTCACTATGTTAATGGACAGTGGTTAAAACCAGAACACAGGAGTTCAGTGCCTTGCCAGGATCCCATCACAG GAGAGAACTTGGCCAGTTGCCTGCAGGCACAGAGTGAGGATGTGGCGGCAGCTGTGGAGGCTGCCAGAGCCTCGTTGGAGAACTGGAGCACGCAACCCGGAGCGTTTCGGGCCCAACATCTGACCAG GCTGGCCAAGGCAATCCAAAAGCACCAGCGGCTGCTGTGGACCCTGGAGTCCCTGGTTACCGGACGGGCCGTTCGAGAAGTTCGAGACAGGGATGTGCCCCTGGCCCAGCAGCTGCTCCAGTACCACGCAGTCCAGGCGCACACCCAGGAGGAGGCGCTGGCAGGCTGGGAGCCCATGG GAGTGATTGGTCTCATCCTGTCCCCCACCTTCCCCTTCCTGGACATGATGTGGAGGATTTGCCCTGCACTGGCTGTGG GCTGCACTGTGGTGGTCCTGGCGCCCCCAGCCTCCCCGACGCCCCTCCTCCTGGCCCAGCTGGCAGGGGAGCTAGGCCCATTCCCAGGAATCCTCAATGTGATCAGCGGCCCTGCCTCCCTGGGGCCTGTGCTGGCTGCCCAACCTGGAGTCCAGAAGGTGGCCTTCTGTGGAGCCATCGAG GAAGGACGCGCCCTACGGCggaccctggcaggctggggTCCTGAGCTGGGCCTGGCACTGGGCGCTgagtcgctgctgctgctgacggAGGTGGCGGATGTGGACTCAGCCGTGGAGGGTATCGTGGATGCAGCCTGGTCTGACCGCAGCCGG GGGGGCCTCAGGCTCCTCATCCAGGAGGCTGTGTGGGATGAGACGATGAGGCGGCTCCAGGAACGGATGGGGCGGCTGCGCTGCGGCCGCGGGCTAGACGGGGCCGTGGACATGGGAGCTCGGGGGGATGCCGCCCGTGACCTGGCACAGCGCTACGTGCGTGAGGCCCAGAGCCAAGGTGCACAG GTCTTCCAGGCTGGCAGTGTGCCCTCAGACAGCCCATTCTTCCCCCCGACTTTGGTCTCTGAtctgcctccagcctccccaTGTACCCAGGCAGAG GTGCCATGGCCTCTGGTGGTGGCCTCCCCGTTCCGCACAGCCAAGGAGGCCCTGGCTGTGGCCAACGGGACGCCCCGCGGAGGAAGTGCCAGCGTGTGGAGCGAGAGACTGGGGCAGGCCCTGGAGCTGGCCTACGG GCTCCAGGTGGGCACAGTCTGGATCAATGCCCATGGCCTCAGGGACCCTGCAGTGCCCACGGGTGGCTGCAAGGAGAGCGGGTCCTCCTGGCATGGGGGGCAAGAT GGTCTGTATGAGTATCTGCGGCCTTCGGGGACCCCTGCCTGGATTCCCTACCTGTCCAAGACTCTCGACTATGACTCCTTTGGCCTTGCTCTTCCTTCAGCCCTACCAGCTGGACCTGAAACAGG CCCAGCACCCCCCTATGGGCTCTTTGTGGGGGGCCGTTTCCAGGCTCCTGGAGCCAGGAGTTCCAGGCCCATCCGGGATTCACAGGGCAGTCTCCTCGGCTACGTGGCTGAGGGCGGAGCCAAGGATATCCGCGGTGCCGTGGAGGCAGCTCACCAGGCCGCCCCCGG CTGGATGAGCCAGTCCCCAGCGGCCAGAGCGGCTCTGCTGTGGGCCCTGGCGGCTGCGCTGCAACGCCGAGAGCCCAACCTGGTCTCGAGGCTGGAGAGGCACGGCGTGGAGCTCAAGGTCGCCAAGGTGGAGGTGGAGCTGAGCGTGAAGCGGCTTCGGGCCTGGGGGGCCCGGGTCCAGGCCCAAGGCTGCGCCCTGCAG GTCGCAGAGCTGAGAGGCCCCGTGCTTCGGCTGCGGGAGCCGCTGGGCGTGCTAGCGATTGTGTGCCCGGACGAGTGGCCCCTGCTTGCCTTCGTGTCTCTACTGGCCCCCGCCCTGGCCCACGGCAACACTGTGGTCTTGGTGCCCAGCGGGGCTAGTCCCATCCCTGCCTTGGAGGTCTGCCAG GAGATGGCCGCCTTATTGCCAGCAGGCCTGGTGAATGTGGTAACAGGAGACCGGGACCACCTGACCCGCTGCCTCGCCTTGCACCAGGACATCCAGGCCCTGTGGTATTTCGGATCTGCCCAG GGCTCCCAGTTTGTGGAGTGGGCCTCAGCAGGAAACCTCAAGCCGGTGTGGGTGAACAGAGGCTGCCCGCGCGCCTGGGATCAGGAGGCTGAGGGGGCAGGCCCGGAGCTGGGGCTGCGGGCAGCATGGACCAAGGCCCTGTGGCTGCCCATGGGGGACTGA
- the FLT3LG gene encoding fms-related tyrosine kinase 3 ligand isoform X3, with the protein MIVLAPAWSPTTSLLLLLLLLSPGLQGTPDCSFRHSPISSTFAIKIGKLSKYLLQDYPVTVASNLQDDKLCGAFWRLVLAQRWMGRLKTVAGSEMEKLLEDVNTEIHFVTSCAFQPLPSCLRFVQANISHLLQDTSQQLEALKPWITHRNFSRCLELQCQPAENTEAEREQSPASGHRVGTWRKSARTWSFPWPHCSCHCSPGMEATPAPTIGSPFPPLYKALVSRKLYINHHFLPALARFVCGWDTVCVWGRLGSGLVFQLIQCFIQYLFSESSWGPGPEEGNAGTQT; encoded by the exons ATGATAGTGCTGGCGCCAGCCTGGAGCCCAACT AcctcccttctgctgctgctgttactgctcAGCCCTGGCCTCCAAGGGACCCCCGACTGCTCCTTCCGCCACAGCCCCATCTCCTCCACCTTTGCCATCAAGATCGGCAAGCTG TCCAAGTACCTGCTTCAAGATTACCCCGTCACTGTTGCCTCCAACCTGCAGGAC GACAAGCTCTGCGGGGCGTTCTGGCGTCTGGTCCTGGCCCAGCGCTGGATGGGACGGCTCAAGACCGTGGCTGGGTCGGAGATGGAGAAACTGCTGGAGGATGTCAACACCGAGATACACTTTGTCACCTCGTGTGCCTTCCAG ccccttCCCAGCTGTCTTCGCTTCGTCCAGGCCAACATCTCCCACCTCCTGCAGGACACTTCCCAGCAGCTGGAGGCCTTGAAGCCCTGGATCACCCACCGGAATTTCTCCCGGTGCCTGGAACTGCAGTGTCAGCCGG CGGAGAACACTGAGGCCGAGAGAGAGCAGTCACCTGCCAGCGGACACAGAGTCGGAACTTGGAGGAAGTCAGCTAGAACCTGGTCCTTTCCTTGGCCACACTGCTCCTGTCACTGTTCCCCCGGGATGGAGGCAACGCCAGCACCCACCATCGGCTCTCCCTTCCCCCCTTTGTACAAAGCCCTTGTCTCCAGGAAATTGTATATAAATCATCATTTTCTACCAGCTCTGGCCAGGTTTGTCTGTGGATGGGACACGGTGTGTGTATGGGGCCGTCTGGGTTCGGGTTTGGTTTTTCAGTTAATACAATGTTTCATTCAATACCTATTTTCTGAGTCCTCCTGGGGCCCAGGGCCAGAAGAGGGCAATGCTGGGACCCAGACGTGA
- the FLT3LG gene encoding fms-related tyrosine kinase 3 ligand isoform X1: MIVLAPAWSPTTSLLLLLLLLSPGLQGTPDCSFRHSPISSTFAIKIGKLSKYLLQDYPVTVASNLQDVSHRREGPRMEDKLCGAFWRLVLAQRWMGRLKTVAGSEMEKLLEDVNTEIHFVTSCAFQPLPSCLRFVQANISHLLQDTSQQLEALKPWITHRNFSRCLELQCQPDSSTLLPPRSPGALGATSLPAPQSPLLLLLLLLLLPVALLLLAAAWCLCRWRRRRRTPYPGERRRTLRPRESSHLPADTESELGGSQLEPGPFLGHTAPVTVPPGWRQRQHPPSALPSPLCTKPLSPGNCI; the protein is encoded by the exons ATGATAGTGCTGGCGCCAGCCTGGAGCCCAACT AcctcccttctgctgctgctgttactgctcAGCCCTGGCCTCCAAGGGACCCCCGACTGCTCCTTCCGCCACAGCCCCATCTCCTCCACCTTTGCCATCAAGATCGGCAAGCTG TCCAAGTACCTGCTTCAAGATTACCCCGTCACTGTTGCCTCCAACCTGCAGGACGTGAGTCACAGACGGGAGGGGCCCAGgatggag GACAAGCTCTGCGGGGCGTTCTGGCGTCTGGTCCTGGCCCAGCGCTGGATGGGACGGCTCAAGACCGTGGCTGGGTCGGAGATGGAGAAACTGCTGGAGGATGTCAACACCGAGATACACTTTGTCACCTCGTGTGCCTTCCAG ccccttCCCAGCTGTCTTCGCTTCGTCCAGGCCAACATCTCCCACCTCCTGCAGGACACTTCCCAGCAGCTGGAGGCCTTGAAGCCCTGGATCACCCACCGGAATTTCTCCCGGTGCCTGGAACTGCAGTGTCAGCCGG ACTCCTCCACTCTGCTGCCCCCAAGGAGTCCTGGGGCCTTGGGAGCCACGTCCCTGCCGGCCCCTCAGTCCCCTCTTCTgctcctcttgctgctgctgctgctgccggtGGCCCTCCTGCTGCTGGCCGCTGCCTGGTGCCTGTGCCGGTGGAGGAGGAGACGGAGGACACCCTACCCTGGGGAGAGG CGGAGAACACTGAGGCCGAGAGAGAGCAGTCACCTGCCAGCGGACACAGAGTCGGAACTTGGAGGAAGTCAGCTAGAACCTGGTCCTTTCCTTGGCCACACTGCTCCTGTCACTGTTCCCCCGGGATGGAGGCAACGCCAGCACCCACCATCGGCTCTCCCTTCCCCCCTTTGTACAAAGCCCTTGTCTCCAGGAAATTGTATATAA
- the FLT3LG gene encoding fms-related tyrosine kinase 3 ligand isoform X2 → MIVLAPAWSPTTSLLLLLLLLSPGLQGTPDCSFRHSPISSTFAIKIGKLSKYLLQDYPVTVASNLQDDKLCGAFWRLVLAQRWMGRLKTVAGSEMEKLLEDVNTEIHFVTSCAFQPLPSCLRFVQANISHLLQDTSQQLEALKPWITHRNFSRCLELQCQPDSSTLLPPRSPGALGATSLPAPQSPLLLLLLLLLLPVALLLLAAAWCLCRWRRRRRTPYPGERRRTLRPRESSHLPADTESELGGSQLEPGPFLGHTAPVTVPPGWRQRQHPPSALPSPLCTKPLSPGNCI, encoded by the exons ATGATAGTGCTGGCGCCAGCCTGGAGCCCAACT AcctcccttctgctgctgctgttactgctcAGCCCTGGCCTCCAAGGGACCCCCGACTGCTCCTTCCGCCACAGCCCCATCTCCTCCACCTTTGCCATCAAGATCGGCAAGCTG TCCAAGTACCTGCTTCAAGATTACCCCGTCACTGTTGCCTCCAACCTGCAGGAC GACAAGCTCTGCGGGGCGTTCTGGCGTCTGGTCCTGGCCCAGCGCTGGATGGGACGGCTCAAGACCGTGGCTGGGTCGGAGATGGAGAAACTGCTGGAGGATGTCAACACCGAGATACACTTTGTCACCTCGTGTGCCTTCCAG ccccttCCCAGCTGTCTTCGCTTCGTCCAGGCCAACATCTCCCACCTCCTGCAGGACACTTCCCAGCAGCTGGAGGCCTTGAAGCCCTGGATCACCCACCGGAATTTCTCCCGGTGCCTGGAACTGCAGTGTCAGCCGG ACTCCTCCACTCTGCTGCCCCCAAGGAGTCCTGGGGCCTTGGGAGCCACGTCCCTGCCGGCCCCTCAGTCCCCTCTTCTgctcctcttgctgctgctgctgctgccggtGGCCCTCCTGCTGCTGGCCGCTGCCTGGTGCCTGTGCCGGTGGAGGAGGAGACGGAGGACACCCTACCCTGGGGAGAGG CGGAGAACACTGAGGCCGAGAGAGAGCAGTCACCTGCCAGCGGACACAGAGTCGGAACTTGGAGGAAGTCAGCTAGAACCTGGTCCTTTCCTTGGCCACACTGCTCCTGTCACTGTTCCCCCGGGATGGAGGCAACGCCAGCACCCACCATCGGCTCTCCCTTCCCCCCTTTGTACAAAGCCCTTGTCTCCAGGAAATTGTATATAA
- the FLT3LG gene encoding fms-related tyrosine kinase 3 ligand precursor (The RefSeq protein has 1 substitution compared to this genomic sequence), whose translation MTVLAPAWSPTTSLLLLLLLLSPGLQGTPDCSFRHSPISSTFAIKIGKLSKYLLQDYPVTVASNLQDDKLCGAFWRLVLAQRWMGRLKTVAGSEMEKLLEDVNTEIHFVTSCAFQPLPSCLRFVQANISHLLQDTSQQLEALKPWITHRNFSRCLELQCQPDSSTLLPPRSPGALGATSLPAPQSPLLLLLLLLLLPVALLLLAAAWCLCRWRRRRRTPYPGERRRTLRPRESSHLPADTESELGGSQLEPGPFLGHTAPVTVPPGWRQRQHPPSALPSPLCTKPLSPGNCI comes from the exons ATGATAGTGCTGGCGCCAGCCTGGAGCCCAACT AcctcccttctgctgctgctgttactgctcAGCCCTGGCCTCCAAGGGACCCCCGACTGCTCCTTCCGCCACAGCCCCATCTCCTCCACCTTTGCCATCAAGATCGGCAAGCTG TCCAAGTACCTGCTTCAAGATTACCCCGTCACTGTTGCCTCCAACCTGCAGGAC GACAAGCTCTGCGGGGCGTTCTGGCGTCTGGTCCTGGCCCAGCGCTGGATGGGACGGCTCAAGACCGTGGCTGGGTCGGAGATGGAGAAACTGCTGGAGGATGTCAACACCGAGATACACTTTGTCACCTCGTGTGCCTTCCAG ccccttCCCAGCTGTCTTCGCTTCGTCCAGGCCAACATCTCCCACCTCCTGCAGGACACTTCCCAGCAGCTGGAGGCCTTGAAGCCCTGGATCACCCACCGGAATTTCTCCCGGTGCCTGGAACTGCAGTGTCAGCCGG ACTCCTCCACTCTGCTGCCCCCAAGGAGTCCTGGGGCCTTGGGAGCCACGTCCCTGCCGGCCCCTCAGTCCCCTCTTCTgctcctcttgctgctgctgctgctgccggtGGCCCTCCTGCTGCTGGCCGCTGCCTGGTGCCTGTGCCGGTGGAGGAGGAGACGGAGGACACCCTACCCTGGGGAGAGG CGGAGAACACTGAGGCCGAGAGAGAGCAGTCACCTGCCAGCGGACACAGAGTCGGAACTTGGAGGAAGTCAGCTAGAACCTGGTCCTTTCCTTGGCCACACTGCTCCTGTCACTGTTCCCCCGGGATGGAGGCAACGCCAGCACCCACCATCGGCTCTCCCTTCCCCCCTTTGTACAAAGCCCTTGTCTCCAGGAAATTGTATATAA
- the FLT3LG gene encoding fms-related tyrosine kinase 3 ligand isoform X5 — MIVLAPAWSPTTSLLLLLLLLSPGLQGTPDCSFRHSPISSTFAIKIGKLSKYLLQDYPVTVASNLQDDKLCGAFWRLVLAQRWMGRLKTVAGSEMEKLLEDVNTEIHFVTSCAFQDTSQQLEALKPWITHRNFSRCLELQCQPDSSTLLPPRSPGALGATSLPAPQSPLLLLLLLLLLPVALLLLAAAWCLCRWRRRRRTPYPGERRRTLRPRESSHLPADTESELGGSQLEPGPFLGHTAPVTVPPGWRQRQHPPSALPSPLCTKPLSPGNCI, encoded by the exons ATGATAGTGCTGGCGCCAGCCTGGAGCCCAACT AcctcccttctgctgctgctgttactgctcAGCCCTGGCCTCCAAGGGACCCCCGACTGCTCCTTCCGCCACAGCCCCATCTCCTCCACCTTTGCCATCAAGATCGGCAAGCTG TCCAAGTACCTGCTTCAAGATTACCCCGTCACTGTTGCCTCCAACCTGCAGGAC GACAAGCTCTGCGGGGCGTTCTGGCGTCTGGTCCTGGCCCAGCGCTGGATGGGACGGCTCAAGACCGTGGCTGGGTCGGAGATGGAGAAACTGCTGGAGGATGTCAACACCGAGATACACTTTGTCACCTCGTGTGCCTTCCAG GACACTTCCCAGCAGCTGGAGGCCTTGAAGCCCTGGATCACCCACCGGAATTTCTCCCGGTGCCTGGAACTGCAGTGTCAGCCGG ACTCCTCCACTCTGCTGCCCCCAAGGAGTCCTGGGGCCTTGGGAGCCACGTCCCTGCCGGCCCCTCAGTCCCCTCTTCTgctcctcttgctgctgctgctgctgccggtGGCCCTCCTGCTGCTGGCCGCTGCCTGGTGCCTGTGCCGGTGGAGGAGGAGACGGAGGACACCCTACCCTGGGGAGAGG CGGAGAACACTGAGGCCGAGAGAGAGCAGTCACCTGCCAGCGGACACAGAGTCGGAACTTGGAGGAAGTCAGCTAGAACCTGGTCCTTTCCTTGGCCACACTGCTCCTGTCACTGTTCCCCCGGGATGGAGGCAACGCCAGCACCCACCATCGGCTCTCCCTTCCCCCCTTTGTACAAAGCCCTTGTCTCCAGGAAATTGTATATAA
- the FLT3LG gene encoding fms-related tyrosine kinase 3 ligand isoform X4, which yields MIVLAPAWSPTTSLLLLLLLLSPGLQGTPDCSFRHSPISSTFAIKIGKLSKYLLQDYPVTVASNLQDVSHRREGPRMEDKLCGAFWRLVLAQRWMGRLKTVAGSEMEKLLEDVNTEIHFVTSCAFQDTSQQLEALKPWITHRNFSRCLELQCQPDSSTLLPPRSPGALGATSLPAPQSPLLLLLLLLLLPVALLLLAAAWCLCRWRRRRRTPYPGERRRTLRPRESSHLPADTESELGGSQLEPGPFLGHTAPVTVPPGWRQRQHPPSALPSPLCTKPLSPGNCI from the exons ATGATAGTGCTGGCGCCAGCCTGGAGCCCAACT AcctcccttctgctgctgctgttactgctcAGCCCTGGCCTCCAAGGGACCCCCGACTGCTCCTTCCGCCACAGCCCCATCTCCTCCACCTTTGCCATCAAGATCGGCAAGCTG TCCAAGTACCTGCTTCAAGATTACCCCGTCACTGTTGCCTCCAACCTGCAGGACGTGAGTCACAGACGGGAGGGGCCCAGgatggag GACAAGCTCTGCGGGGCGTTCTGGCGTCTGGTCCTGGCCCAGCGCTGGATGGGACGGCTCAAGACCGTGGCTGGGTCGGAGATGGAGAAACTGCTGGAGGATGTCAACACCGAGATACACTTTGTCACCTCGTGTGCCTTCCAG GACACTTCCCAGCAGCTGGAGGCCTTGAAGCCCTGGATCACCCACCGGAATTTCTCCCGGTGCCTGGAACTGCAGTGTCAGCCGG ACTCCTCCACTCTGCTGCCCCCAAGGAGTCCTGGGGCCTTGGGAGCCACGTCCCTGCCGGCCCCTCAGTCCCCTCTTCTgctcctcttgctgctgctgctgctgccggtGGCCCTCCTGCTGCTGGCCGCTGCCTGGTGCCTGTGCCGGTGGAGGAGGAGACGGAGGACACCCTACCCTGGGGAGAGG CGGAGAACACTGAGGCCGAGAGAGAGCAGTCACCTGCCAGCGGACACAGAGTCGGAACTTGGAGGAAGTCAGCTAGAACCTGGTCCTTTCCTTGGCCACACTGCTCCTGTCACTGTTCCCCCGGGATGGAGGCAACGCCAGCACCCACCATCGGCTCTCCCTTCCCCCCTTTGTACAAAGCCCTTGTCTCCAGGAAATTGTATATAA
- the RPL13A gene encoding large ribosomal subunit protein uL13 isoform X2: MAEGQVLVLDGRGHLLGRLAAIVAKQVLLGRKVVVVRCEGINISGNFYRNKLKYLAFLRKRMNTNPSRGPYHFRAPSRIFWRTVRGMLPHKTKRGQAALERLKVFDGIPPPYDKKKRMVVPAALKVVRLKPTRKFAYLGRLAHEVGWKYQAVTATLEEKRKEKAKIHYRKKKQLMRLRKQAEKNIEKKIGKFTEVLKTHGFLV; encoded by the exons ATGGCGGAGGGGCAG GTCCTGGTGCTCGATGGCCGAGGCCATCTCCTGGGCCGCCTGGCGGCCATTGTGGCCAAGCAGGTGCTTCTGG GTCGGAAGGTTGTGGTCGTGCGCTGTGAGGGCATCAACATTTCTGGCAATTTCTACAGAAATAAAT TGAAATACCTGGCCTTTCTCCGTAAGCGGATGAACACCAACCCCTCCCGTGGCCCCTACCACTTCCGAGCCCCCAGCCGCATCTTCTGGCGGACAGTGCGAG gcatGCTGCCCCACAAGACCAAGCGGGGCCAGGCTGCTCTGGAGCGCCTCAAGGTGTTTGATGGGATCCCACCACCCTATGACAAG AAAAAGCGAATGGTGGTTCCTGCTGCCCTCAAGGTTGTGCGTCTGAAGCCTACTCGCAAG TTTGCCTACCTAGGGCGCCTGGCTCATGAGGTTGGCTGGAAGTACCAGGCAGTGACAGCCACCCTGGAGGAGAAGCGAAAGGAGAAAGCCAAGATCCACTACCGGAAAAAGAAGCAGCTCATG AGGCTACGGAAGCAGGCCGAAAAGAACATCGAGAAGAAAATTGGCAAATTCACAGAGGTCCTCAAGACTCACGGATTCCTAGTCTGA
- the RPL13A gene encoding large ribosomal subunit protein uL13 isoform X1 yields the protein MAEGQVLVLDGRGHLLGRLAAIVAKQVLLGRKVVVVRCEGINISGNFYRNKLKYLAFLRKRMNTNPSRGPYHFRAPSRIFWRTVRGMLPHKTKRGQAALERLKVFDGIPPPYDKKKRMVVPAALKVVRLKPTRKFAYLGRLAHEVGWKYQAVTATLEEKRKEKAKIHYRKKKQLMVRVGLVLEGRHIPGQLATLTCLLGLWKSLPEAHCGHGEWDWVPGMRTVPGSSH from the exons ATGGCGGAGGGGCAG GTCCTGGTGCTCGATGGCCGAGGCCATCTCCTGGGCCGCCTGGCGGCCATTGTGGCCAAGCAGGTGCTTCTGG GTCGGAAGGTTGTGGTCGTGCGCTGTGAGGGCATCAACATTTCTGGCAATTTCTACAGAAATAAAT TGAAATACCTGGCCTTTCTCCGTAAGCGGATGAACACCAACCCCTCCCGTGGCCCCTACCACTTCCGAGCCCCCAGCCGCATCTTCTGGCGGACAGTGCGAG gcatGCTGCCCCACAAGACCAAGCGGGGCCAGGCTGCTCTGGAGCGCCTCAAGGTGTTTGATGGGATCCCACCACCCTATGACAAG AAAAAGCGAATGGTGGTTCCTGCTGCCCTCAAGGTTGTGCGTCTGAAGCCTACTCGCAAG TTTGCCTACCTAGGGCGCCTGGCTCATGAGGTTGGCTGGAAGTACCAGGCAGTGACAGCCACCCTGGAGGAGAAGCGAAAGGAGAAAGCCAAGATCCACTACCGGAAAAAGAAGCAGCTCATGGTGAGGGTGGGATTGGTACTGGAGGGGCGCCACATCCCCGGGCAGCTGGCAACTCTCACCTGTTTGTTAGGCCTTTGGAAGTCTCTGCCTGAGGCCCACTGTGGGCATGGGGAGTGGGACTGGGTCCCTGGGATGAGGACAGTCCCCGGGAGCAGCCACTGA
- the RPL13A gene encoding large ribosomal subunit protein uL13 isoform X3, translating to MNTNPSRGPYHFRAPSRIFWRTVRGMLPHKTKRGQAALERLKVFDGIPPPYDKKKRMVVPAALKVVRLKPTRKFAYLGRLAHEVGWKYQAVTATLEEKRKEKAKIHYRKKKQLMVRVGLVLEGRHIPGQLATLTCLLGLWKSLPEAHCGHGEWDWVPGMRTVPGSSH from the exons ATGAACACCAACCCCTCCCGTGGCCCCTACCACTTCCGAGCCCCCAGCCGCATCTTCTGGCGGACAGTGCGAG gcatGCTGCCCCACAAGACCAAGCGGGGCCAGGCTGCTCTGGAGCGCCTCAAGGTGTTTGATGGGATCCCACCACCCTATGACAAG AAAAAGCGAATGGTGGTTCCTGCTGCCCTCAAGGTTGTGCGTCTGAAGCCTACTCGCAAG TTTGCCTACCTAGGGCGCCTGGCTCATGAGGTTGGCTGGAAGTACCAGGCAGTGACAGCCACCCTGGAGGAGAAGCGAAAGGAGAAAGCCAAGATCCACTACCGGAAAAAGAAGCAGCTCATGGTGAGGGTGGGATTGGTACTGGAGGGGCGCCACATCCCCGGGCAGCTGGCAACTCTCACCTGTTTGTTAGGCCTTTGGAAGTCTCTGCCTGAGGCCCACTGTGGGCATGGGGAGTGGGACTGGGTCCCTGGGATGAGGACAGTCCCCGGGAGCAGCCACTGA